The genomic stretch GATGCCAGTGTTGCGCAGGTAGTTATTGCCTGGCATTTGGCTCTGGGTAACGTGGTCATCCCGAAGTCGGTCACGCCTTCACGTATCGTGGAGAACTTCGCCGGTCAGAGCGTGACGCTCGATGCGCAGGACATCGCCGCGATCAACGCTCTGGATAAGGGTGCCGAGGGGCGCATCGCGGCCGATCCGGCCGTGAGTGACTTCGCCTAAAGAATCTATCTCGCGCCCCGCACGAGCGGGAGTCGAATGTATAAACGTGTGGGGATCCGGTGACGGGTCCCCACACGTTTTATGCGCATTAATCGAGGATCGGCCAGTTCTGGGCACTGCGATCATCGGTGAACAGTAGTCCGGCCGCCCAATCATCACGCAGTTCTCCACGTAAGGCAGCGCCCAGCCGTGCCGTTCCCTCGAAATGGAACCCCAACTTTTGCGCGACGCGGGCCGAACCGATATTTCCCGCGTAGGCATTCCAGCCCACGCGAGCCAGGCCCAGCCCCTGCGGAGCGGGCCCAAAAGCAAAATCGAGAACTTCACGACACGCCTCGGTGAGAAACCCGCGGCCGCGAAATGCCGGATCCATCCAGAAGCCCAAGTCCGCCGAGGAGTTGGCAACTCGGTAGAGCCCGACCACCCCGGCAAGCTGGGAGGATAAACGAATGGTCCAAGTGAATTCGGTGCCCGCCTCCCACGTCTTTTCCGTGTGGACGGTCGCGTATTCCAAGGCATCTTCAAACCGGTACGGCACCGGAATCGGCACCCAGTGTTGAATCTCCGGATCCTGACACGCGGAGCGAATGGCGTCCACATCGTCGCTGCAGGGCGGGACTAATTCCAAACGAGTTGTGTACAGGGACAGCTTCTCCATCCCAGAAGACTAACTCGACAAGACCGTGAAGCAATGTTGCTGCCACAACCAGGTGTTCTGCGCCGTGCGGTTCAGCGATGTGTCCCATGGCGTGTAGAGCCGGAATCCGCGTTTGCCTGCCGATGCATCACCGGCCAAGATTTTAGCTTTCAGAAGATCTGCGGCAGTGAACCTGAAGTAGCCGTAGCCGCCTGCGGTATGTGCCGCCACATAGAGCACATCGATGCCGTCGGTTGCGCGGTAGGGCCGGGTTTGCCCATCTGTGCCGCGGATCCACAGTGTCACAAAAAGTCCCGCTTTGGTGGGAGTCACCTTGGCTGCGCGGAACACCGCACGGTTTTGCTTGCCGGTTCCGTCGGTGAGCACAAAGGAACACCCGGAGTAGGCGACTGCCTGTGGATTGGGGTCAAGAACAACGTTGGACAGCTCGTATCCGGCCAAAAGGCCGGAGGCCGCCAGGAACCGTGTCAGTTCTGCGGGGTAGAGAGACGCGGAGAATGCTGGCTGCGGCACGTTGATTTCCTGAGGTTCTGCCCCATGATGGGGACCAGCTGACGGGGAGACGCGAAAGGGTCCGTCACCTTGGCGGTAACGGACCCTCACGTCGTTTCGACGAGCCTCCTGCCAGAATCGAACTGGCGACCTTTTCATTACGAGTGAAACGCTCTACCAACTGAGCTAAGGAGGCACCGCGGCGCATAAGCACCACAAGTGAACACTTTATAGGAGTGGGTCCTCAGCGGTCAAAACGAGGGGAAAAATGCGTTCCTCAGCAGGTTAATCCGTCGGTCGGAACCGTGCCGTCAAGGAAGTAGGATTCCACGGCGTCGCTCACGCAACCATTAGAACGCCCATAGGCGGTATGCCCGTGCCCCTGATAGGTCACCAGGGAGGCCGATTCCAGTGACTTGGCCAGTGACTGGCTCCAGGCATAGGGGGTGGCGGGGTCTCCGGTGGTGCCGATGACCACGATGGGTGCGGCGCCCTTGGCCGTCAGCTTGCCCGGTTTGCCGGTGGCCTTAAACTCCCAGTCTTGGCACCCGACCGCACCGAAAGCCAGATACTTACCGATGGTCGGTGCCGCCTTGGTCAACGTCGCGGCATCGGCGCGCATGGTGGCCACGTCGGCATTCATCGGGTAATCGAGGCAGTTGATGGCGGTGAAGGAGGCTGCTCCGTTGCCCGAATAAGTGCCATCGGAGGTGCGTCCGGCGGAAAGATCGGCGAAGTACTCGATGGTGTCCACATCTCCATCCATGACCGAGCTCAGGGCCTGGGTCAGGGTGGGCCAACTGGCGTTGTCGTAGAGCGGAATGATGAAGCCATTGACAAAGTCGATGATCGGAACGCTGCGTCCGTCACTGGCTACCATCGGGTTCGCTTCGACGGTATCCAAGAGTGCACGCAACTGGGTTAGGGCATCATCTAGGGAGCCGCTGAAGGGGCAGTCGCCGGAAGCGAGGCAATCTTGGAGGTAGGCGCGAATTTCGTTTTCGAATCCCACCGCCTGGCCCAGGGTGATCTCCTCGTTGGAGAGGGCCGGATCTAGGGCTCCGTCGAGCACCAACCGACCGACGTTTTTCGGGAACAACTCTGCATAGTGGGCGCCCAACGAGGTTCCGTAGGAAAAGCCCAGAAAATTCAACTTTTCATCCCCGAGCACCGCGCGCATCACGTCCATGTCGCGGGCCGCGGAAACGGTATCAACAAAGCCCAGAGCCGCGCCGGTGCGCTCCGCGCAGAGGGCAGCGTAGTCGGCGCTGGAGGCTCGCATGGCGGCCAGACCGGCGTCGGTGGAGGTATCAAATTGCACCTGGCGGCCGGCATCTTGCTCGGCGGCGTCCTCACACTTCACCGGGCTGGAGGAAGCTACCCCGCGCGGGTCAAAGCCCACGATGTCAAAGCCGTCTTGTAGCGAACGGCCAAACATCTGCGGCACGGAGTCGCGCACCAGATCCAGCCCGGAGGCGCCGGGGCCACCGGGATTCACCAACAAGGAACCCTGTATGGTGCCGCTGCCGGGGCGCTTGTTGAGCTTCAGGCTCAGCGTTTCCCCGGCCGGGTTGGCATAGTCCATCGGTACGCTCAGCTCGGCGCACTTCAGCGATCCGCCGCAGGAGCTCCATTCCAATCTCTGCGTGTAAAACTTTTCCAGTCCCTTGGGGGCATTGGCCGCGGTACCGGGCGCCGTAGCGGTGGACTCGCTCACGGGGGTCGCGGTCACCGAGCATCCGCTCAGCAACAGGGCCATCGCGGCTAGCAAGGACATCACACTCAGGTGGCGGCGGGGTGCTCTCATACGGCGGTGAAACTCCTTGGATGGTCCGAGTGGGTGGAAAAAGGCTTAGGCCGCGGGACGCAGCGAGACCATCATGGCCTCCATGGCCAACAACGGAGCCACATTGGCTCCGATACGCGCCCGGGCCTCGGCAATGGCATCGATCTTCGCGATCGTCGCCTCCGGGTGCGAGGCGTTGGCGTAGGCGTGCAGCGGATCTGAGAGATAGTCGTTGACCAGCTCGCTCCCGCTCTTGAGCTGCAGCAGCAACACATCGCGGAAGAACGTGGTCAGGTCGATCAGCGAACGATCCAACGCATCGTGGGTGGCGCGGCGGGCGCGACGCTTCGCATTTTCCTCGAGTGCCTTAAACGCGCTGCGCTGTTGGGGCGGCACCGGGGACTCGGCGTCCAGGCCGAGTGATGTGCGCAGGGCCGCCGATTCCGCCTCGGCGCGTTCTGCGGCGGACGCGGTGGCCTCGGCGGTGGAGAGTTCCACCAGTTCGGCCGCGGCCATCACCGCATCGGAGACCGAACGGATGCGCAGTGGTAGCCGCACCGTGGTGTCGCGGCGGCGGCGCGCCTCGGCATCGCGGGCCAGACGCCGTGCAATGCCAATGTGGGATTGGGAGATGCGTGCGGCAAATTCGGCTTGTTCCGCCGAAAGCCCGTCGCGGCGCACCAGCAGCGCGGCCACCGATTCGCGGGTGGGCACGGCCAGGGACACCGAACGGCAGCGCGAGCGAATGGTCACCAAGACGTCGGCGGGGGATGGCGCACACAGGATCCACACGGTGTGAGGAGGCGGCTCCTCAATGGATTTGAGCAGCACGTTGGTGGTGCGCTCGGTCATCCGGTCGGCATCCTCCACGATGATCACTCGCCAGGGCGCGGTGGAAGGCCGGTCCTGCGCCTTGGTGATCAGCTCCCGGACGTCATCAATCTGGTAATTGACCTTCTCCGTGGCGATCAACGCTACATCCGGATGGGTTCCGGCCAGGACCGTCACACAGGCCTTGCAGACACCGCAGCCACGTTTTTCCGGGTCGGTGAGTTGGCATTGCAGCGCGGCGGCAAAGGCCCGCGCGGCGTTGGAGCGCCCGGAGCCCGGCGGACCGGTGAACAACCAAGCGTGTGCCGGGGCCCCCTCGGCCACAGCTCGGCGTAGCGCGGTGATGGCCTTTTCCTGACCGGGCAGGTCCTCCCAGACATCCACGGTTAGGACCTTGGCCCGTTTAATAGATTCGACACGGTGCCAATGATCGCTTCGGCCAGCTCCGTGATGCCGGTGGTGGCATCAAGGACCAAATAGCGCGCCGGTTCCCGGGTAGCAAAGTGTACAAAGGCGTCGCGGATCAGTAGGTGGAAGGAATCCGGTTCGGATTCCAGACGATCTTCGCTCACCGCTTGTCCGTCCGCGTCAACGATGCGTCGCGAACGTCCGGCGGCGGGGGAAACATCCAGGAGCACCGTCAGATCCGGCAGCAGCCCGCCGGTGGCAAATTCGTTGATGGCTCGCACGGCATCCTCGCCGAGTTCCCGGCCGATGCCTTGATACGCCAGGGATGAATCGATGAATCTGTCGCAGATTACCATGGTGCCGGCGGCCAGGGCGGGGCGGATGACCTGTTCGACGTGAGCGGCACGGGCCGCCGCGTACATCAGTGCCTCGGTGCGCGCATCAACGGTGCCCTGGCCATGGTCAAGAACCAGCGAACGCAATTTCTCCCCGATGGGGGTGCCACCTGGTTCCCGGGTGTGCAGCACCGTATGGCCGCGATCGCGCAGCGTCTGGGCAAGCAGTGCCGCCTGCGTCGATTTGCCGGCGCCGTCACCACCTTCAAAGACAATGAAGCGGCCGGTGTGCTGAAGGTTCTGCTGCGCGTCATTCACACCTACCAGCCTATCTTCCCCGTGGCTCGCATCGAGACAGGCAAGCGCCGGTGATCCGCTCGAAACCCACGTCATCAGAGTGGGAGCAGCGGGGGTGGGAAGGTAATCTAAAAATCATGACCCGTCCTGATTTCGCGCCGCTGGCCCCGGACACCGTTGTGGTGTCCGCCGGACGCCCGCCGCATGCCGTTGACCAGCCCGTGAACCCGCCCATCGTGCTTTCCTCCACGTTCTATTCGCTGGGTGTGCCCGGCGCGGGAGAAAAGGTGTACGGGCGATTCACGAATCCCACCTGGGATCCGCTGGAAGAAATGATTGCCACGCTCGAGGACTGTGATCTGCCGGCCCTGGCTTATGCCTCCGGGATGGCGGCCGTGGCGGCGGGCCTGTCGCTGCTGGCACCCGGGAACACCATCGTGATCCCCTCTCACGCTTACAACGGGTCACTGGCCCTGGTCGCCGAACTTGAAGCCACGCTGGGCTTAACCGTTCGCCGGGTGGATCTTGCCGATACCAATGCGGTGCTCGCAGCCCTGGTGGGAGCCGATATGGCCTGGCTGGAGTCACCCACCAACCCGATGCTTGAGGTCGCCGATTTGCCGGTATTGCTGAAAGCGGCCAAGGACGCGGGAGTCCTCACGGTGGTGGATAACACCTTCTCCACGCCGCTGCGCCAACGCCCACTGCAGCAAGGTGCGGACGTGGTGGTGCATTCGGCTACCAAGTACATGGGTGGACACTCGGATGTGGTCCTCGGTGCCGTGGTGACGCGCAACCCGGAACTACACGCCCGTCTGCACTCCATGCGGACCCTGCACGGTGCGATCCCCGGGCCCTTTGAGGCCTGGCTGACGTTGCGTGGCATCCGCACCATGGCCCTGCGTCTGGATAAGGCCGAGGCGAACGCCGGGGAACTGGCGCGGCGTCTGGCCGAACACCCCGCCATTTCACTGGTGCGTTACCCGGGCCTGCCGCAGGACCCGGGGTACGCCCGGGCCGCGGAACAGCTGGAGGGTTTTGGTGCGATCATCGGTATCGAGATCGCCGCCGGCCCCGAGGCTGCCGATCGGATGCTTGCCGCACTGCAGCTGTGGACCCCCGCCACGTCGCTGGGTGGGGTCGAATCTCTGGCCGAGAGGCGTCGGCGTCATCCGGGGGAACCGGGCACCGTGCCCGAAAATTTGGTGCGGCTGAGCGTCGGCATCGAAAATGTGGAGGACTTGTATGCCGATCTTCACGCGGCGCTGAGCGAATCCCGCTAGGCTAGAACCATGATTTATGCCCACTTGTTTGACCGTTACCTCATGCTTGCGCTCGGTGTAGTTGCCGTGGTGCTGGCCGTTATGGCGCTGGCTGACGCGGTCCGGCGTCCGGCAGCCAACTTCCAGCGCGAAAACAAGCGCACCAAGCAGTTCTGGATGGGCATGAGCGCCGCGGCCACCTTGGTCTGCCTGCTCTCGTTGTTCTCGGGAGGCGGCGGCGGAATGTTCCAGCTCATTGGTGCCTGCATTGCCTGCGTGTATCTGGCGGACGTGAAGCCGGCGGTTTCCGGCAAGGGCGGCTACTACCCGTACTAGAGCTGCCGCGGGGCAAACCACCCGCGCAATAGCTTCACAGGGGTGTGATGCGGCGGATTGCCGCGGCATCACACCCCTTTTTGTGCCTTTTTCCGCTGCAGTAAATGGCCGCCACGGCCACCTGCCCACGCCGTTGATCGGCGTCGACAGCGGCGAATCGAAATGGGGACACCCGGCAGGTGTGGCGCTCACGGAGCGCTACGCTACCCCGATTTTTTACCCGGAACCGATCATCGGCGAGTCATCGGCCAGCGCGGTGGCCTCCAGCCGGTCTCCCGGACCCACCAGCAGCAGGATCCGCCGCGCACCGTGGCCGCGCAGGCTCTGGAGGACCTGCTCCACGGAGAGCGTCGCACCGGCCGGCTCATGGCGCAGCAGCACCATGACATGGGCGCCGGTGTGCGCCCGGATCACCGCGGCGAGATCCGGGGCATCGGCACCGGCCACCAGCACCACCTCGGAGAGACCGAGGTGGGGTCTGCTCCCCGGGACGCCCGGCGCTTCGGCGTGCTCGGTGAGCTCACGGGCATGGCGCCACAGCACAAAGTGGTAGCCGGCCACCAGAGCCGTGGCGAGTAGCAAGCCCACCGGCGCCCTGACGCGCTCAAGCAGTCCCGAGGTACTCGCATCCCCCAAGATGAACTCAAAGAGCCGGAAGCCGATCACCAGCAGCGTCACCAGGGATACCACCGCGCTGATTCCAAAGACCAGAACTAGATAGATGCGCCGACCTTGCTGGTCAAAGGACCGGGCCGGACGCCACGAGAACCACCACAACGGACCGCCCACGGCCAACGAACTGAGCCCAGCCAAGAGCAGCTGCAACGAATCGGTGCCGCCCAAATGGGTGGTGACCGTGGACAGCCCCGCGTTCACCACCACGCCTAGACCGGAAGCCCACGCGATCAGGGTGATCCCGGAAATGGCGAGTCCGGCGGCCGTGGGAAGAGGTGCCGGGCGGTTACTCACGATCCTTGCGTGGTAGAGCCAGGAGAGCAGCCCCAGCAAAGCCGCAGCCAGCGCCTCGGGGGCAGGATCCAACAAGATGGGCAGCGGATCGCTGCGATCCAGCCCCAACCGCAGCAGCACAAAAAGCACCATCCCCACACCGCCCAGGGCCAAGATGCTCGAGACCCCCACTCCCAGGGACACCACCGCTACCCCGGCCAGAGCCGTGTGCAGGGTGCTGGCCCCAGAGCGGAACCAATGCCACCACCAGATCACCGCTCCGCCAACGGCCCACACCAAAAGTCCTAGGGCGCCGCGCCACCAGGGGCTCCCAACCACGGCCAGCTCCTCGTGCACCCCCAGCGCTCGGTCAAAGAGCAGCCCCAAGGCGTTGCTGGCGGCCCCAAGCCCAAGAACCAACCCGAACGCCCAACCGAGGAGCGTGGGCACCGTGGCCAAGGCCACCGGCCCGCGCGTGCTGTGGGCCAGCATCCACCGATGCCACCACCACACCGCTGCCCAGCCCAGCCCCTGCCCCAGCGACGTCTTGACGTTTCCGGTGTCCCCACCGATCCAGTGAGCCAATCCACTGAGGATGAAACTGGAGGCGGTGATCAGCGAGGTGATGTACATGGCGGAGAAATAAATCCCCCAGGCCGTGGAGCGCCGTTCCGCCGGAGAGCGCAGCAGTCGCCAGCTGGCCCAGAAGGCTATGGCGCCCAGCGGGCCGCCCACCAAGGTGAGAGCCAGTGCAAGCGCCAGCGAGGAAGAGTCCGCGGCAACCAGCACATCGCCGGCGGTAAACGCCCAGCCCAAGAGCGAGCCAACGCCGGAGGCGGTGAGGGAGAGAAGAGCAAAGAGCAAGATGAACAAGATGATGCGGCGCAGTGTGCCTAAGGCTGGAGCCACCGGACGGCTGCCCGTTTGATGGTCGGCGCTCATGGTTTGAGTCCCTCATCTGCACAGACCAACAGGGGCCACGGCGCACTGGAGATGCGCCAGGCACCAGCAACCAGGTCTAACTCGAAGGATTCCTCGTTAGCGTATTCGGGGCTGCCGAAGGGTCCCGAGACGTTGCTGTAGGAAATGGAAACTACCACGTCGGCGGTGGCTTCGTGCTGGGTGGTGCGCACCAGAGCAACCCTGATATTTCGCTCGGGGGCCACCGATTCGTACCCATCGCAGCGTTTGTCGTCTACATCGGTGAGAAATTCGCGCGCGGTGTCCTCGTCGCCGCTCACCACGGCGGTGACATACCCCTGAACCACGCCGGCAGGACTGTGCGCATCAAGCGGTTTCGACGCACCACGGGTCAAGACAACAACCAGCGATACCAGCACCAACAATACGATCACGCACAGCAGGATCAGCACTTGCTTTCCGCTCCGTGCAGCACCAGGGACCATGGCTCAATTATCTATCTACCAGAGCACTTCTGTACCTCTGGTCGGCACGGCTATATCCGCTGCCGACTAGTTCTCCTCGATGCGGGCCAGGGCTCCGCTGCGCGGTGCCACGGCGTCCCACAAAACCGTCATTTCGCCCAAGCGCCAGCGTGCTGCCGAATCGCAGATGGGCCATCCGGCTTCACGAAGCGCGCGGCACATGGCCACAAAGCGTTGACTGTTTCCGAAGGTGGCCAGTGGGGAAGCGGTTAACCAGGCGGCATCGGCGGCACCAAGAAATTCATGAATGCGTTCCCCGGTGATGTTGCGGTGAATCAGTGCCTTGGGCAGTCGCTCGGCCACATCGGAGGGTAGCTCGAAGGCGCCAAAACGCAGTGAGATACTCAGGGTTTGGGGGCCGTCCTTGGTCACCGCTACCCAACTGCTGCGCCGGCCGATCTCATCGCAGGTGCCCTCGATCAGCACACCGGTGGTGGTGAGGCGCGAGGCCATGGTGTCCCAGATGCCCGGCACATCCGCCTCGTCATACTGCCGCAGCACATTAAAGGCGCGGATCACGCTCACCTGAGCAGCAACGGGGATTTCGAAGCCGCCGAGCATAAAGTCCAGACCCTCGAGTTCAAGAGCCGCACCGCGGGCCACCCGTTCGGGTTCAATCTCGATGCCAACAACACGTGCAGACGGCGACACGGCGCGAATGCGCTCGAAGAATTCAACAGCGGTTCTCGGGGATGCCCCATAGCCAAGATCCACGGCGATGGGCGGGGCGCCGGTGACCGCGGGGCGCAGGCGCCAGCCCTGGGGTCCGGTTAACCAACGGTCAACGCGGCGCATGCGATTGGGGTTCGTGGTTCCGCGGGTGGTATTACCCAGAGGGCGACCGGTCCGGGACCGTCCGCCAAGCCGAGTCGCTTTCTGAACCATTGCTTCAAGCCTAAAGTGTCGCGCACCGCGCCGGGAACACGTCACGGAATAAAGTAAGGCACTTCACGCGTCCTAGAATGGGAACTATGACTTACACCCTGATCCTGCTGCGCCACGGGCAAAGCGAGTGGAACGAAAAGAACCTGTTCACCGGTTGGTACGACGTATCGCTCACCGAGAAAGGCCGTGCCGAAGCTACCCGCGGAGGCCAGCTGCTCACCGAGGCAGGACTGGTCCCGGCCGTCCTGCACACCTCGCTGCTCAAGCGCGCCATCATCACCGCCAACCTGGCCCTCGAAGCGGCTGACTTGTCCTGGATCCCGGTCAAGCGCAACTGGCGCCTGAACGAGCGTCACTATGGTGCGCTGCAGGGCAAGGACAAGGCGGCAACCCTGGCCGAATACGGCGAGGAGCAGTTTATGGAATGGCGTCGTAGCTACGACACCCCGCCGCCGCCGCTGAATGATGACTCGGAGTTCAGCCAGATCAACGATCCGCGGTATGCGGATCTCGGTGATGCTGCCCCGCGCACCGAATGCCTCAAGGATGTTCTGGATCGTATGCTCCCGTACTGGGAAAATGAGATCAAGGCCGACCTAGTCGCCAGCAAGACGGTACTGGTCACCGCGCACGGCAACTCGCTGCGCGCACTGGTTAAGCACCTCGATGGCATCAGCGACGAGGACATCGCGTCGCTGAACATCCCCACCGGCATCCCGCTGGTCTACGAATTGAATGAGGACTTCACCCCGGTCACCCGCGGCGGACAGTACCTTGATGCCGACGCAGCCGCCGACGCCATCAAGGCCGTAGCCAACCAGGGCCGCTAAGCCACCGGCTCTTACCTCGCCCCGAGATCACCATCCCAGGGGCAGCTAGCGGGGCCCTGCGCCGGCACTCCACTATTTTGTGGCGGTGCTGGGGCAGGGCCCCTTTTGCGTTAAGCACGCCGTGGTCCGGGCACTGCCCGCGGACTAACTCAGCAGGGCTTTGGGCTCCTTCGAGGAGACGCGCGCACTGTGCCGTGGGCCATGAAGAAAGCGTGAAGAAGTGGGGCCAAAAGGTATGCCTTGTCACAATCTGTGCGCGAGAGGCGTAAAAACAGCCCCTGGCACTTGCACACTCGGGTTCATGCTGTACTGTGTCGTCTCGACGTACCCCTGAATCACGTAAGGATTGCATTTCGTGGCAACTGATTATGACGAGGTCCGGCCCGACGTAGCCGAGGCCCGTAAAGCCTCCCTGGAAGCGGTAAAGTCCGCCAACGCCCCCGACGCACGTAGCGTGTCCCGGGACCTAGACGAGGAAGATACCTCGGATGGTGTTGAACTGGCCGGTGCCGACCTGTCGAACGAGGAACTGACGGTTACCGTCATTCCGCAGAAGGAAGACGAGTTCCTTTGCGGATCCTGCTTCCTGATCCGCCACCGCACGCTGCTGGCGCGCGAGTCCAATGGCGTGGCCTACTGCCGCGACTGCGAGGGGTAAGGAGCCGACTCGGCTTCCTGCGCCACGAACACCGCCGCTGCACCGTAATTCCCCGCTGGCCCTTGGGTCACCGGTGAGATACGTGTGGCGGTTTGGCGTTTAAATGGCACCTCGGTGCGTTTGGCGGAGCCGAAGAACGCTATTAACAAGGAAGCGAGCCCGCCGAATGGCGGGCTCGCTTCCTTAGTACTGGACTTTAATGGTTTAGAAGAGCGAGATATCCGGATCCCACTCGCCGGTCACCAGGTAGGAAACCTTGCGAGCAACAGACACCCCGTGATCGCCGAAGCGCTCTAGGTAGCGGCTGGTCAGGGTGACATCGGCGGTCATCGGTCCGGAGTAGGTCCACTCGGGTGCCGCCACGATGCGGAAGATCGAGGCATGCAGCTCATCAATCTTGGTATTCAGCTCGATGATCTCGCGTGCCAGCGACAGATCGCGGGTGTCCAGCAGCTGACCGACCTTGCCGACGATCTGAATGTCGAGCTCTGCCATGGCCTTGAAGGTGGGGGCGATGGATTCGGGAACAACCTGCTGCGGGAAGCGCAGGCGAGCCAGCTGGGCGACGTGGCGAGCCAAATCTCCCATGCGTTCCAGCGAGGCACTCATGCGCAACGAACCGAC from Paeniglutamicibacter sp. Y32M11 encodes the following:
- the phoU gene encoding phosphate signaling complex protein PhoU, which produces MRKVFQADLQQIGEELIEMSRLVASAMDRAYESFANADIELAQEVIAEDAKIDFLQNQLDERAIDVLALQGPVASDLRMIVGSLRMSASLERMGDLARHVAQLARLRFPQQVVPESIAPTFKAMAELDIQIVGKVGQLLDTRDLSLAREIIELNTKIDELHASIFRIVAAPEWTYSGPMTADVTLTSRYLERFGDHGVSVARKVSYLVTGEWDPDISLF